A stretch of Spirosoma oryzicola DNA encodes these proteins:
- a CDS encoding ArsR/SmtB family transcription factor: MGVTRTEIFTEQQNRIAELAKAFAHPARVTILQLLIERKACVCGDLVDELDLAQATVSQHLKELKRIGIIQGEINPPRVCYCINPPVWEEARHTFGALLDTVVGATCC, encoded by the coding sequence ATGGGAGTGACTAGAACCGAAATCTTCACCGAGCAGCAGAACCGCATTGCGGAACTGGCAAAAGCCTTTGCCCATCCGGCACGGGTTACCATCCTGCAATTATTGATCGAGCGAAAAGCCTGCGTGTGTGGTGATTTGGTGGACGAGTTGGACCTAGCACAGGCAACCGTTTCACAGCATCTGAAAGAACTCAAGCGCATCGGCATCATTCAGGGCGAAATCAACCCGCCCCGCGTCTGCTACTGCATCAATCCGCCTGTTTGGGAAGAAGCACGGCACACCTTTGGCGCATTATTAGATACAGTCGTCGGGGCCACTTGCTGTTAA